The following coding sequences are from one Venturia canescens isolate UGA chromosome 5, ASM1945775v1, whole genome shotgun sequence window:
- the LOC122411320 gene encoding uncharacterized protein, whose protein sequence is MLRTPPVKKGGKDEEKGADGMSSQENLTAKEVDGALIGFSKENGGRNQGDRGNTGEQVETTSGTTRVSAIAIEDMKVKQLREQLEKLNLPTGGKKSVLVARLRDVMEREDEDDEDDEGEQSERDSESEQSEEEEQTDRAANGERTEDEGTRRVRRQTQRVERRGRERAEGDIPRATMVPVANTFTIKDVEGSISFFTGDDKMPIRQWISEFEDTSALLRWNELQMVIYGKKMLQGSAKEFIALERGLITWKKLKDSLIKEFEIETNSATIHSQLRTRRKQTNETSRQYIYAMQTIAKQGYVEDEAIIQYIIDGVQDDESNKQILYNSRSLKELKKNFELYDRMKERSGRRKQPPKEEVKSKTYKDKKDDKQGTMKKIRCFGCGSKDHEVNNCPHKEKGPKCFKCDQFGHIAPKCEKVGKSSKRGESVNCVTMSGEEVSVRLSNNEISALLDTGSVNTVLRNDEFRKISNAPLKRTERIFKGFGNTRTKAIGVFDAEIWVGDDLYRNEVYVVPVEVMDSKMLLGKDIQKQMVINIDGGKLTIRKKYAKDEELAVKRPNEDEIKETDSEEGVSRQLLQINYVDQDTIEVREPYKQRIQQLMEDHKPSKQVQTNVETKIVLKDDEVVCAKPRRLSIQEKDILEKQVDEWLKEGIVRRSIAHTQVPWLL, encoded by the coding sequence ATGTTGAGGACGCCGCCAGTGAAGAAAGGCGGGAAGGACGAAGAAAAAGGCGCGGACGGGATGAGCTCACAAGAGAATCTGACGGCCAAAGAGGTAGATGGCGCATTGATTGGATTCAGTAAGGAGAATGGGGGTAGGAACCAGGGAGATCGGGGAAACACCGGCGAGCAAGTGGAGACAACTAGTGGAACGACGCGAGTTTCGGCGATAGCGATCGAAGACATGAAGGTAAAACAGTTACGTGAGCAGTTAGAAAAACTAAATTTGCCGACAGGCGGGAAAAAATCGGTGCTTGTGGCACGCTTACGGGACGTAATGGAGCGCGAGGATGAAGACGATGAAGACGATGAAGGCGAACAATCCGAAAGAGATAGCGAAAGTGAACAATCTGAGGAAGAGGAACAAACAGACAGAGCAGCAAATGGCGAACGGACAGAAGATGAGGGAACAAGAAGAGTCAGACGACAAACACAGAGGGTGGAACGTCGAGGTCGAGAACGAGCTGAAGGCGATATACCAAGAGCGACAATGGTGCCGGTGGCAAACACTTTTACGATCAAAGATGTGGAAGGGAGTATTTCGTTTTTCACAGGCGATGATAAAATGCCCATACGACAATGGATATCTGAGTTTGAAGATACGAGTGCATTGTTACGTTGGAATGAATTGCAGATGGTGatttatgggaaaaaaatgcttcaaGGGTCAGCCAAAGAGTTTATAGCATTAGAACGCGGGCTAATAACATGGAAGAAGCTCAAAGATAGTCTAATAAAGGAGTTCGAAATTGAAACCAATAGTGCAACCATTCACTCACAGCTGCGGACACGGAGAAAACAAACGAATGAGACGTCGCGACAGTATATTTATGCGATGCAAACCATTGCCAAACAAGGGTATGTAGAAGATGAAGCTATTATCCAGTACATTATAGATGGGGTACAGGATGACGAGTCAAATAAACAGATTTTATACAACTCACGATCGCTCAAggagttgaagaaaaatttcgaactcTACGATCGCATGAAGGAAAGATCTGGGCGAAGGAAACAACCACCCAAAGAGGAGGTAAAGTCCAAGACGtataaagataaaaaagatGACAAGCAgggaacgatgaaaaaaatccgttGTTTTGGATGTGGGTCAAAGGATCATGAAGTAAATAATTGTCCTCATAAAGAAAAAGGACCAAAATGCTTTAAATGTGATCAGTTTGGTCATATTGCGCCGAAATGCGAGAAGGTGGGAAAATCCAGTAAACGCGGGGAGTCGGTCAACTGTGTAACAATGTCAGGGGAAGAAGTCAGTGTGCGATTGAGTAACAATGAAATTTCAGCGCTACTTGATACCGGAAGTGTTAACACCGTGTTGCGAAACGATGAATTTCGGAAAATCAGTAACGCTCCTCTGAAAAGGACCGAGCgtatttttaaggggtttgGGAACACGCGTACCAAGGCCATCGGAGTCTTCGATGCTGAAATTTGGGTTGGGGATGACCTTTATCGAAACGAGGTTTACGTTGTCCCGGTCGAGGTGATGGATTCCAAGATGTTACTGGGCAAAGACATTCAAAAGCAAATGGTGATAAACATCGATGGGGGAAAACTCACAATCCGGAAAAAATATGCGAAGGACGAAGAATTAGCAGTAAAAAGACCAAATGAGGACGAAATCAAGGAAACAGATAGTGAGGAAGGAGTGAGTCGACAGCTTTTGCAGATAAACTACGTTGATCAAGATACCATCGAAGTGCGAGAACCGTACAAGCAACGAATTCAACAGCTTATGGAAGATCACAAGCCGAGCAAACAAGTACAGACCAACGTGGAGACGAAAATTGTACTAAAGGATGATGAGGTAGTATGCGCGAAGCCACGTCGATTgtcaattcaagaaaaagatATCCTCGAAAAACAAGTTGATGAGTGGCTAAAAGAGGGGATTGTACGACGTAGCATAGCCCATACTCAAGTGCCGTGGTTATTGTGA